A single window of Bombyx mori chromosome 9, ASM3026992v2 DNA harbors:
- the LOC101740404 gene encoding methionyl-tRNA formyltransferase, mitochondrial isoform X1, translating into MFPNLYNPILNKIIRQNHILFKQIHTKKCYKFLFFGSDSIALSSLRKVNELMKIRKTTDCLDLVTNNNSTTKLEIEKYAQSENIKTVRWPLQDLQPAEYDMGLIVAFGHLIKIDLLKKFPLGMVNVHPSLLPRWRGAAPIIYTLLHGDEITGVTLMKIKADIFDVGEIISQRKVPVSKNIKLPELTKQLSDIGAEMLVECISTLPQSIENAKPQSEEGVTYAKKINKSISEVNWAQMTSRDIYNLYRAIYGLYALSTKYKDKHLKLFNAFLSDEDTEENLYSPVGTVEYCKKRDAIRILCKDRKYIYFKSLRIVGKKEISALDFYNGYIKNLAVEKRAKVIVGT; encoded by the exons ATGTTTCCTAACCTCTATAAtccaatattaaacaaaattataagacAAAATCACATACTTTTCAAACAAATTCATACCAAGAAATGTTACAAATTCCTTTTCTTTGGATCAGACTCTATAGCTCTAAGTAGCTTACGAAAAGTGAATGAATTAAT GAAAATCCGGAAAACAACTGATTGCCTCGATTTGGTTACCAATAATAACTCTACAACTAAACTAGAAATTGAAAAGTATGCCCAAtccgaaaacataaaaactgtGCGATGGCCCCTCCAGGACTTACAGCCAGCAGAATACGATATGGGATTAATTGTAGCCTTTGGCCATTTGATAAAAATAGATCTTCTCAAGAAATTTCCTTT aggtatGGTAAATGTCCATCCAAGCTTATTGCCGAGGTGGCGTGGTGCAGCTCCAATAATTTATACATTACTGCATGGAGATGAAATTACTGGAGTTACTCTTATGAAAATAAAAGCGGATATTTTTGATGTGG GAGAAATAATAAGTCAAAGAAAAGTACCCgtatctaaaaatataaaactaccAGAACTCACCAAACAATTATCGGATATTGGTGCTGAAATGCTTGTAGAATGCATTAGTACATTACCACAGAGTATTGAAAATGCAAAACCACAAAGTGAAGAGGGTGTTACATATG CAAAGAAAATCAACAAGAGTATAAGTGAAGTGAATTGGGCACAAATGACTTCTAGAGATATTTATAACTTGTATAGAGCAATTTATGGATTGTATGCTCTATCAACAAAGTATAAAGATAAACATTTGAAACTATTCAATGCTTTTTTGAGTGATGAAGACACAGAAGAAAATTTGTATAGCCCAGTAGGTACTGTAGAATATTGTAAGAAAAGGGATGCAATAAGAATATTGTGTAAAGAtcggaaatatatttattttaagtcactTAGAATTGTAGGGAAAAAGGAAATATCTGCTTTAGACTTCTACAATggttatataaaaaatttggcTGTCGAAAAACGGGCAAAAGTTATCGTTGGTACCTGA
- the LOC101740404 gene encoding methionyl-tRNA formyltransferase, mitochondrial isoform X2: MLRKIRKTTDCLDLVTNNNSTTKLEIEKYAQSENIKTVRWPLQDLQPAEYDMGLIVAFGHLIKIDLLKKFPLGMVNVHPSLLPRWRGAAPIIYTLLHGDEITGVTLMKIKADIFDVGEIISQRKVPVSKNIKLPELTKQLSDIGAEMLVECISTLPQSIENAKPQSEEGVTYAKKINKSISEVNWAQMTSRDIYNLYRAIYGLYALSTKYKDKHLKLFNAFLSDEDTEENLYSPVGTVEYCKKRDAIRILCKDRKYIYFKSLRIVGKKEISALDFYNGYIKNLAVEKRAKVIVGT, translated from the exons ATGTTAAG GAAAATCCGGAAAACAACTGATTGCCTCGATTTGGTTACCAATAATAACTCTACAACTAAACTAGAAATTGAAAAGTATGCCCAAtccgaaaacataaaaactgtGCGATGGCCCCTCCAGGACTTACAGCCAGCAGAATACGATATGGGATTAATTGTAGCCTTTGGCCATTTGATAAAAATAGATCTTCTCAAGAAATTTCCTTT aggtatGGTAAATGTCCATCCAAGCTTATTGCCGAGGTGGCGTGGTGCAGCTCCAATAATTTATACATTACTGCATGGAGATGAAATTACTGGAGTTACTCTTATGAAAATAAAAGCGGATATTTTTGATGTGG GAGAAATAATAAGTCAAAGAAAAGTACCCgtatctaaaaatataaaactaccAGAACTCACCAAACAATTATCGGATATTGGTGCTGAAATGCTTGTAGAATGCATTAGTACATTACCACAGAGTATTGAAAATGCAAAACCACAAAGTGAAGAGGGTGTTACATATG CAAAGAAAATCAACAAGAGTATAAGTGAAGTGAATTGGGCACAAATGACTTCTAGAGATATTTATAACTTGTATAGAGCAATTTATGGATTGTATGCTCTATCAACAAAGTATAAAGATAAACATTTGAAACTATTCAATGCTTTTTTGAGTGATGAAGACACAGAAGAAAATTTGTATAGCCCAGTAGGTACTGTAGAATATTGTAAGAAAAGGGATGCAATAAGAATATTGTGTAAAGAtcggaaatatatttattttaagtcactTAGAATTGTAGGGAAAAAGGAAATATCTGCTTTAGACTTCTACAATggttatataaaaaatttggcTGTCGAAAAACGGGCAAAAGTTATCGTTGGTACCTGA
- the LOC134198717 gene encoding opsin, ultraviolet-sensitive-like: protein MCSSAFTILLFISTSNIQITSMDTVPKGINNLTYLKRDDHALFSSKYDDETLTKGDIKLWKRRRRMSEILDRRSNVSGEVKETRLPIKYSKYEVNELVSSEANNEVLIKKFKELWPVNLWRRFGLFTDDYLHLVNPYWLSFAPPHPLLHYGLGAFYIMMTTVGSTGNALVMFMYFRCRSLRTPGNILVANLALSDFMMLAKTPIFIFNSFNLGPALGKTGCVIYGFVGGLTGTTSIAILTAISLDRYWAVVRPLEPLRALTAIRARLMAIAAWIYATLFAIIPALDIGYGRYVPEGFLTSCSFDYLTEELPPRYFIFVFFCAAWLAPFCTISYCYISIFRVVVCSRNITTKNQEQRLSTRHVKERTKRKAEIKLAFLVIVVIALFFISWTPYAIVALLGIFGKKDLIKPLTSMIPALFCKTAACINPFIYIITHPKFRKEFKRMLSRDKTERSGTIKTIGYYTEASKFHRPSKDFSDTEVEIVEMKDIPYRNEDTTNTVEEKINTVSAKLAKREGSQKSQSSISMKSFEENVVSPPSWYCKPKFAKKKSFHRRSTHSMVSQNTDPTV, encoded by the exons atgtgTAGTAGTGCTTTcacaattttgttatttatatctACAAGTAATATCCAAATTACAAGTATGGATACAGTGCCAAAAGGTATAAACAATTTAACGTATTTGAAAAGAGATGATCATGCTCTATTCAGTTCTAAATATGACGATGAAACTCTTACGAAAGGTGACATAAAATTGTGGAAAAGACGTCGCAGAATGTCTGAAATTTTGGACAGAAGATCAAATGTAAGCGGTGAGGTCAAAGAAACTAGACTACCAATAAAGTATTCCAAGTACGAAGTGAATGAATTGGTTTCATCGGAAGCTAACAACgaggtattaataaaaaaattcaaagaacTTTGGCCAGTAAATTTATGGCGTCGCTTTGGCCTGTTTACCGATGATTATCTACACTTGGTGAATCCATACTGGCTGAGCTTCGCCCCGCCACATCCTTTACTGCATTATGGCCTCGGTGCATTCTACATCATGATGACCACTGTTGGGTCCACTGGCAATGCTTTGGTGATGTTCATGTATTTTAG ATGCCGTTCCCTGAGAACGCCGGGAAATATTCTAGTTGCAAATCTAGCATTGAGTGATTTTATGATGCTTGCGAAGAcacctatttttatatttaattcgttTAACCTCGGACCAGCTTTAGGCAAAACTG gtTGCGTTATTTATGGATTTGTTGGTGGGTTAACAGGAACTACGTCAATAGCAATCCTAACCGCAATATCCTTAGATCGGTACTGGGCGGTCGTGCGGCCATTGGAACCACTACGAGCTCTGACTGCCATCCGTGCTCGACTCATGGCAATAGCTGCATGGATTTACGCTACATTATTTGCCATAATTCCAGCCTTGGATATAGGTTACGGTCGCTACGTGCCCGAAGGATTCCTGACAAGCTGTAGTTTTGATTATCTAACTGAAGAACTTCCGCCTCGctatttcatttttgtatttttttgcgCAGCCTGGCTCGCGCCTTTCTGCACCATATCGTACTGTTATATAAGCATATTTCGGGTTGTCGTATGTAGTCGAAATATTACTACAAAAAATCAAGAACAACGGCTCTCCACGAGACATGTAAAGGAGCGAACAAAACGTAAAGCTGAAATCAAACTTGCCTTTTTGGTTATAGTTGTAAttgcattgttttttatttcatggACACCGTATGCAATTGTTGCACTTTTAGGAATATTTGGAAAAAAGGATCTTATCAAACCGCTAACATCCATGATACCtgcattattttgtaaaacagCCGCTTGTATTAATCCTTTCATTTATATCATTACTCATCCTAAATTTCGAAAGGAATTCAAGAGAATGTTGTCCAGAGATAAAACAGAACGAAGTGGAACAATAAAAACTATTGGATATTATACTGAAGCGAGTAAATTCCATCGTCCTAGTAAGGACTTCAGTGACACTGAAGTTGAAATAGTTGAAATGAAAGATATACCGTACCGAAATGAAGACACAACTAACACAGTTGAAGAAAAAATTAATACGGTGTCTGCTAAATTAGCTAAACGAGAAGGATCGCAAAAATCGCAAAGTAGTATCAGCATGAAAAGTTTCGAAGAAAACGTTGTGAGTCCCCCTTCGTGGTATTGTAAACCGAAATTCGCCAAAAAAAAGAGTTTCCATCGTCGTTCTACACATAGTATGGTTTCTCAAAATACCGATCCAACTGTCTAA